CCTCGCAGTGGGGGCACATGCCGCCGGTGACGCTGAAGCTGCGGTGTTCCCTGACGGTCTTGCCGGAGCGTTCGAAGGCGACGGCGCCGGATCCGCTGATGGAGGCGACGTTGAAGGAGAAGGCCTGGGGTGAGCCGATGTGGGGTTCGCCGAGGCGGCTGAACAGGATGCGCAGCATGGCGTTGGCGTCGGTGGCGGTGCCGACGGTGGAGCGGGCGTCGCCGCCCATGCGCTGCTGGTCGACGATGATGGCGGTGGTGAGGCCTTCGAGGACGTCGACGTCGGGGCGGGCGAGGGTGGGCATGAAGCCTTGGACGAACGCGCTGTAGGTCTCGTTGATCATGCGCTGGGATTCGGCGGCGATGGTGCCGAAGACCAGGGAGCTCTTGCCGGAGCCGGAGACGCCGGTGAACACGGTGAGGCGGCGCTTGGGGAGAGTGACGTCGACGTCCTTGAGGTTGTTCACGCGTGCGCCGTGCACGCGGATCAGGTCGTGGCTGTCGGCGGCGTGGGGCGCGGGCGGGTTCGCGTCCGTGCTCGTGGCCATGCTCATCGTGTCGTGTCTCCCTGTGTGGGGCGTGGCGGTGGCATCTGTCTACCCGAAGCGCGGTGCGGGTGTGGTGCCGGTGGGTGCCAGGTTAGGGCGTGGGCCCGGTGGGGGCTTCTCGATTCCTGATCGGTCTGGTGACCTGTTTCTCCAGGCAGGAAGGTACGCCGGCGGCGGTTCCGGAGGAGGTGAGCCCGGCCGCGGCGTCGGCCGCTTGGCGGCGGTAGGCGCTGGGGGGCATGCCGACCAGTTCGGTGAAGCGGGTGCTGAAGGTGCCCAGGGAGGAGCAGCCGACGGCGAAGCACACGTCGGTGACGCTGAGGTCGCCGCGGCGCAGCAGGGCCATGGCGCGTTCGATGCGGCGGGTCATCAGGTAGGAGTAGGGCGATTCTCCGTAGGCCTGGCGGAACTGGCGGCTGAGGTGGCCGGCGGAGATGTTCGCGCCGCGTGCCAGGGCTTCGACGTCCAGGGGCTGGGCGTACTCGCGGTCGATGCGGTCGCGGACGCGGCGCAGCAGCGCGAGGTCGCGCAGGTGGTGAGGGTCGGCGGGTGTGCTGCTCACCTGGGTGATCGTGCCATGCGGGGCGGGGTGCGGGGTGTGCCGGGGCGGGTGTTGTCGGCTCGCTCCCCCAGGTCAGCGGCCTGGTGGGGTGGGTCAGGCGGGGTGGAGGGCGCGGGCGAGGGTGTAGGCGGCGTGCAGGTCGGTGCCGCGGTAGTCGAGGGCGGCGATGCCGGCGAGGTGGTGGTCGGCGTTGACGGCGACGGTGTTGGTGAGGTGGCGGAACAGGGGCGCGTCGGACATGGAGTCGCCGTAGGCGGTGCACTGGTCGGTGGTGAGGCCGTGGCGGGCGAGCAGGGCGTCGGCGATGCGGACCTTGTCGGCGGGGGTGAGGATCCCGGCGGGGTCGAGGGTGCCGGTGAAGGGCATCGGGGGGAAGCGGGAGGCGACGATGTCGTCGAAGCCGTGGTCGAGGAGGTGGCGGGCGAAGAAGTCGGGCGACATGGTGATGACGGCGGAGTGCTCGCCGCGGGCGCGGATGTCGGCGCAGACGTCGGTGATGCCGGTGAGCCAGGTCGCGGCGCGGTAGGCGGTGGCGACGACGGCGGGGGTGAGGTGGCGCCACAGGCGGTGGATCTCGGTGGAGAAGCCGCGGGTGTCGAGGGTGCCGGCGGCGAAGCGGGCCTCGAGGTCGTGCAGTTCGGGGAGGGTGCCGAGGTGGCGGGCGATTTCGAGGTTGGCGGTGGTGCCGGTCAGCAGGGTGCCGTCCATGTCGAAGATGTGCAGGTGTCCCACAGAAGGTGAAGTGTGGTGGAGGCGGGCCCGGGACGCGAATCGGTTTTTGCGGCCGGGGGGCGCCCCCTGACGAAAGTCGGGGGTGAGCGGGGTCTTACGCGGGATACGCCCGGGGGTAGGACGTCCTTAGCGTCGTGCCCATGGACGGGCTCATGGGCATGGTGGACACGGCGGTGACGTCGCCGTGGTTCTATCTGGTGCTGTTCGCGGTGGCGGCGATCGACGGCTTCTTCCCGGTGGTGCCGAGCGAGAGCATGGTGATCACCGCGGGGGTGTACGCGGCGTCGGGGCAGCCGGAGCTGGCGCCGGTGGTGGCGCTGGCGGCGGCGGGCGCCTTCCTGGGCGATCATGTGTCGTATCTGGTGGGGCGCCGGGCGGGCGGGCGGCTGGTGCGGGCGGCGCGTCCCGGGACGCGGCGGCATGCGGCGCTGGGGTGGGCGGGGCGGACGATGGCCGAGCGGGGCGGGTTGATCCTGGTGGTGGCGCGGTACGTGCCGGGCGGGCGGACGGCGGTGACGTTGACGATGGGGGCGGTCGGGTTCCGGCTGCGGTCGTTCTCGCTGTTCGCGGCGGTGGCGGCGGTGTCGTGGGCCCTGTACGGGGCGCTGCTGGGGTATGTGGGTGGGGTGGCGTTCGAGGACGATCCGCTGAAGGGCGTGGCGGTGGGGCTGGGGCTGGCCTTGGGGGTGACGGCGGCGGTGGAGGTCGTGCGGTTCGCGCGGCGGCGCCGGCGCGGGCCCGTGGACGCGGAAGTAGCCGACGCGGGGCCGGTGGGGTCGCTGGAGGGGTCGGGCG
The sequence above is a segment of the Actinomadura coerulea genome. Coding sequences within it:
- a CDS encoding helix-turn-helix transcriptional regulator yields the protein MSSTPADPHHLRDLALLRRVRDRIDREYAQPLDVEALARGANISAGHLSRQFRQAYGESPYSYLMTRRIERAMALLRRGDLSVTDVCFAVGCSSLGTFSTRFTELVGMPPSAYRRQAADAAAGLTSSGTAAGVPSCLEKQVTRPIRNREAPTGPTP
- a CDS encoding HAD family hydrolase; this encodes MGHLHIFDMDGTLLTGTTANLEIARHLGTLPELHDLEARFAAGTLDTRGFSTEIHRLWRHLTPAVVATAYRAATWLTGITDVCADIRARGEHSAVITMSPDFFARHLLDHGFDDIVASRFPPMPFTGTLDPAGILTPADKVRIADALLARHGLTTDQCTAYGDSMSDAPLFRHLTNTVAVNADHHLAGIAALDYRGTDLHAAYTLARALHPA
- a CDS encoding DedA family protein — protein: MDGLMGMVDTAVTSPWFYLVLFAVAAIDGFFPVVPSESMVITAGVYAASGQPELAPVVALAAAGAFLGDHVSYLVGRRAGGRLVRAARPGTRRHAALGWAGRTMAERGGLILVVARYVPGGRTAVTLTMGAVGFRLRSFSLFAAVAAVSWALYGALLGYVGGVAFEDDPLKGVAVGLGLALGVTAAVEVVRFARRRRRGPVDAEVADAGPVGSLEGSGGRRPAARVGPMPGE